In Rhodovulum sulfidophilum DSM 1374, the following are encoded in one genomic region:
- a CDS encoding carbamoyltransferase family protein, translating to MSSWYLGLSTSGHDPALALVDAAGRVVFAEATERFLQDKRAWGVVPDHVPHLASALAAVGARPGDRIVPATSWASVKADLGLKVHDALLPATDTLWMQGLQARMQHSAGAALLRLGYARESPEPMRFDHHLCHAVAACHFTPLEEAACLVIDGEGDVGAVSHFRLAGRRLARGWRSWGPGSLGTFYGWLTGLCGFDWREGEEWKVMGLAACGRADPALVETLTGLLAVDHGRLRFADEAAIAAIRAAVAPLARTPGAPVTDAADLAAAGQAAYAFWADQVLAAIAEDGPALILSGGCALNSSYNGTIAGRTGFESVFVPPCPADDGNAIGAALLAWMTDTGATRIPFGGGSAFLGSAPRAKTLETARHTAAAGHAVTDLAGRSAEAAAGLLARGRILGVMRGRAEFGPRALGNRSILADPRPGDMKDAINARVKGREPYRPFAPVLAEADLAEWFERPQPSPYMSMTLPWRHGVRDRVPAVVHDDGTGRVQTVGPDSAPWMADLVAAFGHKTGVPVVLNTSFNIMGKPILHSVEDALGMLATTGLDAVLIEDILIEKPVPS from the coding sequence ATGAGCAGCTGGTATCTGGGCCTCTCGACCTCGGGCCATGACCCGGCGCTGGCGCTGGTCGACGCGGCAGGTCGCGTGGTCTTCGCCGAAGCGACCGAGCGCTTCCTGCAGGACAAGCGCGCCTGGGGCGTGGTGCCCGACCATGTGCCGCATCTCGCCTCGGCGCTGGCGGCGGTGGGAGCCCGGCCCGGCGACCGGATCGTTCCCGCCACCAGCTGGGCCTCGGTCAAGGCTGATCTGGGGCTGAAGGTGCATGACGCGCTGTTGCCCGCGACCGACACGCTCTGGATGCAGGGCCTGCAGGCGCGCATGCAGCACAGCGCGGGCGCCGCGCTGTTGCGGCTGGGATATGCCCGCGAGAGCCCCGAGCCTATGCGCTTCGATCATCACCTCTGTCACGCCGTCGCCGCCTGCCATTTCACGCCGCTGGAGGAGGCCGCCTGTCTGGTGATCGACGGCGAGGGCGATGTCGGCGCGGTCTCGCATTTCCGGCTGGCCGGGCGGCGGCTGGCGCGCGGCTGGCGGTCCTGGGGGCCGGGCAGCCTTGGCACCTTCTATGGCTGGCTCACCGGGCTTTGCGGCTTCGACTGGCGCGAGGGCGAGGAATGGAAGGTGATGGGGCTTGCGGCCTGCGGCCGGGCCGATCCGGCGCTGGTCGAGACCCTGACCGGGCTGCTGGCGGTCGATCACGGGCGGCTGCGCTTTGCCGATGAGGCCGCCATCGCTGCGATCCGCGCCGCGGTCGCGCCGCTGGCCCGCACCCCCGGGGCGCCGGTGACCGACGCCGCCGATCTGGCCGCGGCCGGGCAGGCCGCCTATGCGTTTTGGGCCGATCAGGTGCTGGCGGCCATCGCAGAGGACGGCCCGGCTTTGATCCTGTCGGGCGGCTGCGCGCTGAATTCGTCCTATAACGGCACCATCGCGGGCCGCACGGGGTTCGAAAGCGTCTTCGTGCCGCCCTGCCCGGCCGATGACGGCAATGCCATCGGCGCCGCCCTTCTGGCCTGGATGACCGATACCGGGGCCACGCGCATTCCTTTCGGCGGCGGCTCGGCCTTCCTCGGATCGGCGCCGCGCGCAAAGACCCTGGAAACCGCCCGCCATACCGCCGCAGCGGGCCATGCGGTGACCGATCTCGCCGGGCGCTCGGCCGAGGCGGCGGCCGGGCTGCTGGCACGGGGCCGCATCCTCGGCGTGATGCGCGGCCGGGCCGAATTCGGGCCGCGTGCGCTTGGCAACCGCTCGATCCTGGCCGATCCGAGGCCCGGGGACATGAAGGACGCGATCAATGCCCGGGTGAAGGGGCGCGAGCCCTACCGACCCTTCGCCCCGGTTCTGGCCGAGGCCGATCTGGCCGAGTGGTTCGAGCGGCCGCAGCCCTCGCCCTACATGTCGATGACGCTGCCCTGGCGGCACGGCGTCCGCGACCGGGTGCCCGCCGTCGTGCATGACGACGGCACCGGGCGGGTGCAGACGGTGGGCCCCGACAGCGCGCCCTGGATGGCCGATCTGGTCGCGGCCTTCGGGCACAAGACCGGCGTGCCGGTGGTTCTGAACACCAGCTTCAACATCATGGGCAAGCCGATCCTGCATTCGGTCGAGGACGCGCTGGGGATGCTGGCGACCACCGGGCTCGACGCGGTCCTGATCGAGGACATCCTGATCGAGAAGCCCGTGCCCTCCTGA
- a CDS encoding acyl carrier protein, which translates to MTTTLTSPAPEVVDFLTAGIARFTRQDPAAIRPDSALVDLGLQSIDAVLLSGEVEDHFGIELDPATIFEHDTLASFASDITARLKAR; encoded by the coding sequence GTGACCACGACCCTGACCTCCCCCGCCCCCGAAGTCGTCGACTTCCTGACCGCCGGCATCGCCCGCTTCACCAGGCAGGACCCGGCCGCGATCCGCCCCGACTCGGCGCTGGTCGATCTGGGGCTGCAATCCATCGACGCGGTGCTTCTGTCGGGCGAGGTCGAGGACCATTTCGGGATCGAGCTCGACCCGGCCACGATCTTCGAACATGACACGCTGGCCAGCTTTGCCTCGGACATCACCGCCCGCCTCAAGGCACGATGA
- a CDS encoding cytochrome P450, whose amino-acid sequence MPAVNSSAWTDPDRFLTDPDDVAAVLRDPHFTVSQLTAHLDEIVARGGPRFPHLEAMARHAFAFQSGEPHLAARRATAPFFAAPALAAWTPVAERAIAAALASLETSRSPDLMRDYCEAAFLDFIRAFCGCPGGADDRVLDLIRLANETTRPMLSLKALGRIDSALGELLDHLSTAPVPGLEPGLVSFPAFLGHRADRLADPEAAPYVALSALVGSHTVAQSLALALHGMLLGDLGAWQAAARPGWTDAGLDRAISLYPSTLTLVRIAGDGARIGGCPCHKGETAVMDVVGANAALRRRGPDGSAHLSFGAGPHKCPGAPLSRMFLARAIPALARRFPRLALHRDGVRFHVTPLVQYPVALPVTRDARSRRLTGRMVEIRDLDEARAIVNDDDTWSPPRMEPYLDALAERSGRDLGLARLVARNAMFFMSGPRHAAIRRAVADSLGGNRLACWQPLIEAETRAALTRLASAPAPDLIADYAEPLFRGIAGPVLGLAPADPERFDALAPILQDVLEPWLPIRELDRLQEVIGEILAGLGPPATEGLPGTPLLTRLMEEDLPETDPEDLKALVLVMYGASFNMAHTLGNILHHLLSLPPEDRRDAADPAWIDAELEGLISLCASPKYIYRMARGPARIGEIEIRPDETLRLQLLSIDRGVGTGNLAFGHGLHRCVGAALSKRMLRTALPALFARFPGLALRPQRHRYFDMTQTVALATLPCRLGPSGKDRP is encoded by the coding sequence ATGCCTGCCGTGAACAGCTCTGCCTGGACCGATCCGGACCGGTTCCTGACCGATCCCGACGATGTCGCCGCCGTGCTCCGCGACCCGCATTTCACCGTCAGCCAGCTGACCGCGCATCTCGACGAGATCGTGGCGCGGGGCGGCCCGCGCTTTCCGCATCTGGAGGCGATGGCGCGCCATGCCTTCGCCTTCCAGAGCGGCGAGCCCCATCTGGCCGCGCGCCGCGCCACCGCGCCCTTCTTCGCCGCGCCCGCCCTCGCCGCCTGGACGCCGGTCGCCGAACGCGCCATCGCCGCCGCACTGGCGAGCCTTGAAACCAGCCGCTCCCCCGACCTCATGCGCGACTATTGCGAGGCCGCCTTTCTAGATTTCATCCGCGCCTTTTGCGGTTGCCCGGGCGGCGCCGATGACCGGGTGCTGGACCTGATCCGGCTGGCCAACGAGACGACCCGGCCGATGCTGTCGCTGAAGGCGCTGGGCCGGATCGACTCCGCGCTGGGCGAGCTTCTGGACCATCTCTCGACCGCGCCGGTCCCGGGGCTCGAGCCCGGGCTGGTCTCCTTCCCTGCCTTTCTAGGGCACCGTGCAGACCGGCTGGCAGATCCGGAGGCCGCCCCCTATGTCGCGCTCTCGGCGCTGGTCGGCAGCCATACCGTGGCCCAGTCTCTGGCACTGGCGCTTCACGGCATGCTGCTGGGCGATCTCGGGGCGTGGCAGGCCGCGGCCCGGCCCGGCTGGACCGATGCCGGGCTCGACCGGGCGATATCGCTTTATCCCTCGACGCTCACCCTGGTCAGGATCGCCGGGGACGGGGCCCGGATCGGCGGCTGTCCGTGTCACAAGGGCGAGACGGCGGTGATGGATGTGGTCGGCGCCAATGCCGCGCTGCGCCGCCGGGGGCCTGACGGGTCTGCGCATCTGTCCTTCGGCGCGGGTCCGCATAAATGCCCCGGGGCGCCACTGTCGCGGATGTTTCTCGCCCGGGCGATCCCGGCGCTGGCGCGGCGCTTTCCGCGGCTGGCGCTGCATCGCGACGGCGTGCGGTTCCACGTCACGCCGCTGGTGCAATATCCCGTGGCGCTGCCGGTCACCCGCGACGCGCGCTCGCGCCGATTGACCGGGCGGATGGTCGAGATCCGCGACCTGGACGAGGCCCGTGCCATCGTCAATGACGACGACACCTGGTCGCCGCCCCGGATGGAGCCCTATCTGGACGCGCTGGCCGAACGCAGCGGCCGCGATCTGGGGCTGGCCCGGCTGGTGGCGCGCAACGCGATGTTCTTCATGTCGGGGCCGCGCCATGCCGCGATCCGCCGGGCGGTGGCCGACAGCCTGGGCGGCAACCGGCTGGCCTGCTGGCAGCCGCTGATCGAGGCCGAGACCCGGGCCGCGCTGACCCGGCTGGCCAGTGCGCCCGCCCCAGACCTGATCGCCGATTATGCCGAGCCGTTGTTTCGCGGCATCGCCGGGCCGGTGCTGGGTCTTGCCCCGGCCGATCCCGAGCGGTTCGACGCACTCGCCCCGATCCTGCAGGACGTGCTGGAACCCTGGCTGCCGATCCGAGAACTCGACCGCCTGCAGGAGGTGATCGGCGAGATCCTCGCAGGCCTCGGCCCACCCGCGACCGAAGGACTGCCCGGCACGCCGCTCCTGACCCGGCTGATGGAGGAGGACCTGCCCGAAACCGACCCCGAGGATCTCAAGGCACTGGTGCTGGTCATGTATGGCGCAAGCTTCAACATGGCGCATACGCTGGGCAACATCCTGCACCACCTGCTGAGCCTGCCGCCCGAGGACCGAAGGGACGCCGCCGATCCGGCCTGGATCGATGCTGAGCTGGAAGGTCTGATCTCGCTATGCGCCTCGCCGAAATACATCTATCGCATGGCGCGCGGCCCGGCCCGGATCGGCGAGATCGAGATCAGGCCTGACGAGACGCTGCGACTGCAACTGCTGTCCATCGACCGCGGCGTCGGCACCGGCAACCTGGCCTTCGGCCACGGGCTGCACCGCTGCGTCGGCGCGGCCCTGTCCAAACGGATGCTGCGGACCGCCCTGCCCGCGCTGTTCGCGCGCTTTCCGGGGCTGGCGCTCCGGCCCCAGCGCCATCGCTATTTCGACATGACCCAGACCGTCGCACTGGCGACGCTGCCCTGCCGGCTGGGCCCTTCAGGAAAGGACCGACCGTGA
- a CDS encoding AMP-binding protein has translation MIPPPPNPLAAALLRAFEARASAEQIAIRTRHGGREVFTGTRLGTEAGALAETFRGWLGPPPRTLVLALPTGTDFILALLGGMLAGLTLVPVPLPRPGSHSDRFRHIAADSGAAGLLCLPAHADAVRAALCLDGPAPCPVATLPLDPARLPAPAPGRAPEGAAPAVVQYTSGSTRLPKGVRVMPENILANAALVARAWGMDETARFVNWLPHYHDMGLMGGILYPLLCGGVSAQMSPLDFIRNPATWIAAIAAERAGFSGGPAFAFSDCLSRIGPEQAAAYDLSCWRRAFIGAEPVPAGLPAAFRARFAPAGLRREAVFACYGMAEMTLFAAGLPGTGDGSGGVAPCGLTPDLVAGLAIVDPETGARRPDGAEGEIWLCGASVGAGYIGPPQHSAGSFGARLDGHPGWLRSGDLGRIEGGALYVTGRIKDVVFCNGRTLSAPEIEWLACGLSPALNPMAAALFMPDPEASDRAVLIAETRTARLPPDAEALARAIRQAVAGEWGLTLDRILFLPRGRLPRTSSGKIRRRAAAELWRAGKWQAGEMASCLP, from the coding sequence GTGATCCCGCCCCCGCCAAACCCGCTGGCCGCGGCCCTCCTTCGCGCCTTCGAGGCGCGCGCCTCTGCCGAACAGATCGCGATCCGGACCCGCCATGGCGGCCGCGAGGTCTTCACCGGCACCCGGCTCGGAACCGAGGCGGGCGCGCTGGCCGAGACCTTCCGGGGCTGGCTCGGCCCCCCGCCGCGCACTCTCGTGCTGGCCCTGCCCACCGGGACCGATTTCATCCTTGCGCTGCTGGGCGGAATGCTGGCCGGGCTGACGCTGGTGCCGGTGCCGCTGCCGCGCCCGGGCAGCCATTCCGACCGCTTCCGCCATATCGCCGCCGATAGCGGGGCGGCCGGCCTGCTGTGCCTGCCCGCCCATGCGGATGCGGTGCGGGCCGCGCTTTGCCTCGACGGCCCGGCGCCCTGCCCGGTCGCGACCCTGCCGCTCGACCCGGCCAGGCTACCCGCCCCGGCCCCGGGCCGCGCGCCCGAGGGCGCCGCGCCCGCCGTGGTGCAATACACCTCGGGCTCGACCCGGCTGCCGAAGGGCGTGCGGGTGATGCCCGAGAACATCCTCGCCAACGCGGCGCTGGTGGCGCGCGCCTGGGGCATGGACGAGACCGCGCGCTTCGTGAACTGGCTGCCGCATTACCATGACATGGGGCTGATGGGCGGCATCCTCTACCCGCTTCTCTGCGGCGGGGTCTCGGCGCAGATGAGCCCGCTCGACTTCATCCGCAACCCCGCGACCTGGATCGCGGCGATCGCGGCCGAACGTGCGGGCTTCAGCGGTGGCCCGGCCTTCGCATTTTCCGACTGCCTCTCCCGTATCGGCCCCGAGCAGGCGGCGGCCTACGATCTGTCCTGCTGGCGCCGCGCCTTCATCGGTGCGGAACCCGTGCCCGCCGGGCTGCCCGCCGCCTTCCGGGCCCGTTTCGCCCCGGCCGGGCTCCGCCGCGAGGCGGTCTTTGCCTGCTATGGGATGGCCGAGATGACGCTTTTCGCCGCCGGGCTGCCGGGGACCGGGGACGGTTCCGGCGGGGTCGCGCCCTGCGGATTGACCCCCGACCTTGTCGCGGGCCTTGCCATCGTCGACCCCGAGACCGGCGCGCGCCGTCCCGACGGCGCCGAAGGCGAGATCTGGCTATGCGGCGCCTCGGTCGGGGCGGGCTATATCGGGCCGCCCCAACACAGCGCCGGGAGTTTCGGTGCCCGGCTGGACGGCCACCCGGGCTGGCTTCGCAGCGGCGATCTGGGGCGGATCGAGGGCGGGGCGCTTTATGTCACCGGCCGGATCAAGGATGTGGTCTTCTGCAACGGCCGGACCCTGTCCGCGCCCGAGATCGAATGGCTGGCCTGCGGCCTCTCGCCCGCGCTGAACCCGATGGCGGCCGCCCTTTTCATGCCCGACCCCGAGGCAAGCGACCGCGCGGTCCTGATCGCCGAGACCCGAACCGCCCGGCTCCCGCCCGACGCCGAGGCACTGGCCCGTGCCATCCGCCAAGCGGTCGCGGGCGAATGGGGGCTCACGCTTGACCGGATCCTGTTCCTGCCGCGCGGCCGCCTGCCCCGCACCAGCAGCGGCAAGATCCGCCGCCGCGCCGCGGCCGAGCTGTGGCGCGCGGGCAAATGGCAGGCCGGGGAGATGGCGTCATGCCTGCCGTGA
- a CDS encoding B12-binding domain-containing radical SAM protein — protein MRIYLIAPAPDDKTDTAAETSMAGVKTPFTLSAAAGIVSVAAWLPRGTDIRICDEVGQQVDLGAEVDPVGLSINVSQLTRGLDLTRAFRRRGVPVVLGGAHVSLAPEIFRGQADCLVIGEGETAAPDVAADLLAGALKPEYRCGKADMAAMPLPRRDLYPNDRTIAGVVQTSRGCPFDDTFCDVIQYVGRKQRHRPPEKVPAEPGQLYRLGDREVSLSDDNFTVSRKRTRALLEALTGWNGSAGRDPVQFSTRISIDADLLARCNRAGLRQVFVGLETSDPATLAEANKRQNLPVGLIGECRKLVAAGLTIRGGPIAGFDHDDLGCFKRQFAFAQALPVVGFNVSAPVAPYATPLCAEMKRAGRSVDADTHRGSAAGARMTNMLPVQITREELAEGRARLKAALLAPDAALVRFEAYARTSGPPSQDMGRTAWVKSGARRHPLHELLPLMMKEKGTRRVILAVREMIAERPEIGYDLTSTLTLDLSDCARAANRAEAPLEAAQ, from the coding sequence TTGCGGATTTACCTGATCGCGCCCGCGCCGGACGACAAGACGGACACCGCCGCCGAAACCAGCATGGCCGGTGTCAAAACCCCCTTCACGTTATCCGCCGCTGCCGGGATCGTCTCGGTCGCGGCCTGGCTGCCGCGGGGAACCGATATCCGGATCTGCGACGAGGTGGGGCAGCAGGTCGATCTCGGGGCCGAGGTCGACCCGGTCGGGCTGTCGATCAACGTCTCGCAGCTGACGCGCGGGCTGGACCTGACCCGCGCCTTCCGCCGCCGGGGCGTGCCGGTGGTGCTGGGCGGCGCCCATGTCTCGCTTGCCCCCGAGATCTTTCGCGGCCAGGCCGATTGTCTGGTGATCGGCGAGGGCGAGACCGCCGCGCCGGACGTCGCCGCCGACCTGCTGGCGGGCGCGCTGAAACCCGAATACCGCTGCGGCAAGGCGGATATGGCCGCCATGCCGCTGCCCCGCCGGGATCTTTACCCCAATGACCGGACGATTGCGGGCGTGGTCCAGACCAGCCGCGGCTGCCCGTTCGACGACACCTTCTGCGACGTGATCCAGTATGTCGGCCGCAAGCAGCGCCACAGGCCGCCCGAGAAGGTGCCGGCCGAGCCTGGTCAGCTTTACCGGCTGGGCGATCGCGAGGTTTCGCTCAGCGATGACAATTTCACCGTCTCCCGCAAGCGAACCCGCGCCTTGCTGGAGGCCTTGACCGGCTGGAACGGCAGCGCGGGCCGCGACCCGGTGCAGTTCTCGACCCGGATCTCGATCGATGCCGACCTGCTGGCGCGGTGCAACCGGGCCGGGCTGCGGCAGGTCTTCGTCGGGCTCGAAACCTCCGACCCCGCAACACTGGCCGAGGCAAACAAGCGCCAGAACCTGCCTGTCGGCCTGATCGGGGAATGCCGCAAGCTGGTGGCGGCGGGGCTGACCATCCGGGGCGGGCCGATCGCAGGCTTCGACCATGACGATCTGGGCTGTTTCAAGCGCCAATTCGCCTTCGCCCAGGCGCTGCCGGTGGTCGGCTTCAATGTCAGCGCCCCGGTCGCGCCCTATGCCACGCCGCTTTGTGCCGAGATGAAGCGCGCCGGGCGGAGCGTCGACGCCGATACCCACCGGGGCAGCGCCGCAGGCGCCCGGATGACCAACATGCTGCCCGTGCAGATCACCCGCGAAGAGCTGGCCGAGGGCCGCGCCCGGCTGAAGGCTGCACTCCTTGCCCCCGATGCCGCGCTGGTCCGATTCGAAGCCTATGCAAGGACATCGGGCCCCCCAAGCCAGGACATGGGCCGCACCGCCTGGGTCAAGTCCGGCGCGCGCCGCCATCCCCTGCACGAGCTGCTGCCGCTGATGATGAAGGAGAAGGGCACGCGCCGGGTCATCCTCGCGGTCCGCGAGATGATCGCCGAGCGGCCCGAGATCGGCTATGACCTGACCTCGACCCTGACGCTTGACCTGTCGGACTGCGCCCGGGCGGCAAACCGGGCCGAGGCACCGCTGGAGGCGGCCCAGTGA
- a CDS encoding FeoA family protein — translation MKPARYDREAHDDLQSDGLQSPDAPRFGTCSGDGAEQMHDHGHGHGGRHRHGQTRGHDHPHGECRHAAGQPCSNPNGRPDDCVAGPDACPLALADEGVWLRVVALRPGRGVHHRLIDLGLTVGARVRILQRGGGCPMLIGLGDARLALGQGLAGKIMVTPANEDPQDERDF, via the coding sequence ATGAAGCCAGCCAGATACGACCGGGAAGCCCATGACGACCTGCAATCGGATGGTCTGCAATCCCCGGACGCGCCCCGCTTCGGAACCTGTTCCGGCGACGGGGCCGAGCAGATGCACGATCACGGCCACGGCCATGGGGGACGGCACCGACATGGCCAGACCCGGGGGCATGACCATCCGCATGGCGAATGCCGTCATGCCGCCGGTCAGCCCTGCAGCAATCCCAATGGTCGTCCGGACGATTGCGTGGCCGGGCCCGATGCCTGTCCGCTGGCGCTGGCCGACGAGGGGGTCTGGCTGCGGGTGGTGGCGCTGCGTCCCGGACGGGGCGTGCATCACCGGCTGATCGATCTTGGCCTGACCGTGGGGGCCCGGGTGCGCATCCTGCAGCGGGGCGGCGGTTGCCCGATGCTGATCGGGCTGGGCGATGCGAGGCTGGCACTGGGACAGGGGCTGGCGGGCAAGATCATGGTCACGCCAGCCAATGAAGATCCGCAAGACGAAAGAGACTTTTGA
- a CDS encoding FeoA family protein gives MDSILPTTGTTARVKGYARGDRAGRERLLTMGLTPGTELTVTRVAPMGDPIEIHVRGFALSLRKDEFALLTLEAADQ, from the coding sequence ATGGACAGCATTCTGCCGACGACCGGGACGACGGCCCGGGTCAAGGGATATGCGCGCGGCGATCGGGCCGGGCGCGAACGCCTTCTGACCATGGGGCTGACCCCGGGCACCGAACTCACCGTGACCAGGGTTGCCCCGATGGGCGACCCGATCGAGATCCACGTCCGCGGCTTTGCGCTGTCGCTGCGCAAGGACGAATTCGCGCTGCTCACGCTGGAGGCTGCCGACCAATGA
- the feoB gene encoding Fe(2+) transporter permease subunit FeoB: MSSFTIATAGNPNCGKTTLFNALTGSRQRVGNWAGVTVDRKEGVFTHKGAEVAVVDLPGTYSLGSISETGLDESIARDYILSGEPDLVINIVDASNLERNLYLTAQLVEMRVPTILALNMMDMAEENGLRIDPAALAKRLGCPVVPLVASRKKGVEALKDAIVAAAAAPKPPTATVTHPSAVEEALTGLAPATAPVAADKGVDPRWLAVKLLDGDAAAQAMVPPALAAEAEAARLKVEDLLDEDIDILLADSRYGFANGLARSAVRRTGRISRSLSDRIDTVVLNRVLGIPIFLLIMYVMFLFAINFASAFIDFFDILAGTLLVDWPSEVMADIGAPAWAIAVLPGGVGAGIQTVATFIPVIGFLFLFLTFLEDSGYMARAAFVMDRSMRAIGLPGKSFIPMILGFGCTVPAVMATRTLDNRRDRIMTVMMSPFMSCGARLPVYALFAAAFFPMGGQNIVFLLYVIGILAAILTGLVLKNTLLRGTTSPLIMELPPYHIPTLKSVLRTSWDRLKAFLFKAGKMIVAVVVVLGFLNSLGTDGSFGNEDTDASVLSSIGKGITPVVEPMGLREENWPATVGLFTGIFAKEAVVGTLNALYGQMADEGEADEPFSVMAGIGEALASVPANIADAAGSLADPLGLNIGDVEDQSLVAEEQGVSTGIFGEMAARFDGTAGAMAYLLVILLYAPCVAATSAIWRETGTKWTLFALSWTTGLAYGTGVVTYQSSRLASHPAEASAWIIGILAIFVAVLVGMRIASTPRGPDDAAARTA, encoded by the coding sequence ATGAGCTCGTTCACAATTGCCACCGCAGGCAACCCGAACTGCGGCAAGACCACCCTTTTCAATGCCCTGACCGGCTCGCGGCAGCGGGTCGGGAACTGGGCTGGCGTCACCGTCGACCGCAAGGAGGGCGTCTTCACCCACAAGGGCGCCGAGGTCGCCGTGGTCGACCTGCCCGGGACCTATTCGCTGGGCAGCATCTCGGAAACCGGGCTCGATGAGTCGATCGCCCGCGACTACATCCTGTCGGGCGAGCCCGATCTGGTGATCAATATCGTCGATGCCTCGAACCTCGAGCGCAACCTCTACCTGACCGCGCAGCTGGTCGAGATGCGGGTGCCGACGATCCTCGCGCTGAACATGATGGACATGGCCGAGGAGAACGGCCTGAGGATCGATCCGGCGGCGCTGGCCAAGCGGCTGGGCTGTCCGGTGGTGCCGCTGGTCGCCTCCCGCAAGAAGGGCGTCGAGGCGCTGAAGGACGCCATCGTCGCGGCCGCCGCCGCGCCAAAGCCGCCCACGGCCACCGTCACCCATCCCTCTGCGGTCGAGGAGGCGCTGACCGGGCTTGCCCCCGCGACTGCGCCGGTCGCGGCCGACAAGGGCGTCGATCCGCGCTGGCTGGCGGTCAAGCTGCTTGACGGCGATGCGGCGGCGCAGGCCATGGTGCCGCCCGCGCTGGCGGCCGAGGCCGAGGCGGCGCGGCTGAAGGTCGAGGACCTGCTCGACGAGGATATCGACATCCTGCTGGCCGATTCCCGCTACGGCTTCGCCAACGGGCTGGCACGCAGCGCGGTGCGCCGCACCGGCCGGATCTCGCGCAGCCTCTCGGACCGGATCGACACGGTGGTGCTGAACCGGGTGCTGGGCATCCCGATCTTCCTCTTGATCATGTATGTGATGTTCCTCTTCGCGATCAATTTCGCGAGCGCGTTCATCGACTTCTTCGACATTCTGGCGGGCACGCTGCTGGTCGACTGGCCGTCCGAGGTGATGGCGGATATCGGCGCGCCGGCCTGGGCCATCGCGGTGCTGCCGGGCGGGGTCGGCGCCGGTATCCAGACCGTGGCGACCTTCATCCCGGTGATCGGCTTTTTGTTCCTGTTCCTGACCTTCCTCGAGGATTCGGGCTACATGGCGCGGGCGGCCTTCGTGATGGACCGCTCGATGCGCGCCATCGGCCTTCCGGGCAAGTCCTTCATCCCGATGATCCTGGGCTTCGGCTGCACCGTTCCGGCGGTGATGGCGACCCGCACGCTCGACAACCGGCGCGACCGGATCATGACGGTGATGATGTCCCCCTTCATGTCCTGCGGCGCACGGCTTCCGGTCTATGCGCTCTTCGCTGCGGCCTTCTTCCCCATGGGCGGGCAGAACATCGTCTTCCTGCTTTACGTGATCGGCATCCTCGCCGCGATCCTGACCGGGCTGGTGCTGAAGAACACCCTGCTGCGCGGCACCACCTCGCCGCTGATCATGGAGCTGCCGCCCTATCACATCCCGACCCTGAAATCGGTGCTGCGCACCAGCTGGGACCGGCTCAAGGCATTCCTGTTCAAGGCCGGCAAGATGATCGTCGCGGTGGTCGTGGTGCTGGGCTTCCTCAATTCGCTGGGCACCGATGGCAGCTTCGGCAACGAGGATACCGATGCCTCGGTCCTGTCCTCGATCGGCAAGGGCATCACCCCCGTGGTCGAGCCCATGGGCCTGCGTGAGGAAAACTGGCCCGCCACGGTGGGGCTCTTCACCGGGATCTTCGCCAAGGAGGCCGTCGTCGGGACGCTGAACGCGCTTTACGGCCAGATGGCCGATGAGGGCGAGGCGGACGAGCCCTTCAGCGTGATGGCCGGGATCGGCGAGGCGCTGGCCTCGGTTCCCGCCAATATCGCCGATGCCGCCGGAAGCCTCGCCGACCCGCTCGGGCTGAATATCGGCGATGTCGAGGATCAGTCGCTGGTGGCCGAGGAACAGGGCGTGTCGACGGGCATCTTCGGCGAAATGGCGGCGCGCTTCGACGGCACCGCCGGGGCGATGGCCTATCTGCTGGTGATCCTGCTCTATGCGCCCTGCGTCGCGGCGACGAGCGCGATCTGGCGCGAGACCGGCACCAAATGGACGCTGTTCGCGCTGTCCTGGACCACGGGTCTTGCCTATGGCACCGGCGTCGTCACCTACCAGTCGAGCCGTCTGGCCAGCCATCCGGCCGAGGCCTCGGCCTGGATCATCGGCATCCTCGCGATCTTCGTGGCGGTGCTGGTGGGGATGCGGATCGCCTCGACCCCCCGCGGGCCGGACGATGCCGCGGCACGGACCGCCTGA
- a CDS encoding FeoC-like transcriptional regulator has translation MVLSDIRSYCAETGQVSLQELANRFDTDPEAIRGMVDVLVQKGMLRCLTETPEGGCGKGCCGCTNSCAPLAGMSDAVYQWVGRSRRPLH, from the coding sequence ATGGTACTTTCCGATATCCGCAGCTACTGCGCCGAGACCGGACAGGTCTCGCTGCAGGAACTGGCGAACCGTTTCGATACCGATCCGGAGGCGATCCGGGGCATGGTCGACGTGCTGGTGCAGAAGGGCATGCTGCGCTGCCTGACCGAGACCCCCGAAGGCGGATGCGGCAAGGGCTGCTGCGGCTGTACCAACAGCTGCGCGCCGCTCGCGGGGATGAGCGACGCGGTCTATCAGTGGGTCGGCCGGTCGCGGCGCCCGCTGCACTGA